One region of Verrucomicrobiia bacterium genomic DNA includes:
- a CDS encoding cysteine desulfurase codes for RQHMAAARSVYFDYNAATPLDASVLAAMQPFLAEIFANPSSIHARGREARAHLDEAHERLAALLHCKPSEIVFTSGGTEANNLAILGTARALKSKGRHLITSRIEHHAVLECFQFLQKHEGFDVTYIPAQPDGCVSPQSVRQAITPGTILVSLMAANNETGALQPVAEVGSFCRERGILFHTDAIQWFGKMPFSSIQDFQADLVSGCAHKLHGPKGAGFLYIRSPLHPLPLILGGPQENEMRAGTENLAQIVGLVKAFELFAASPIFDAPQIRSLVQELKDDLLSFPSVRLIQPPHSLPNTLSFTVKGASSLELLANLDLEGIQASAGAACMSGALQPSHVLLGMGFSNAEAASLVRLSLGRENTPEDVAHFKQVFPAVLQRCITSG; via the coding sequence TCAGGCAGCACATGGCCGCCGCCCGTTCAGTTTATTTTGATTACAACGCCGCCACACCGCTGGATGCCAGCGTCCTCGCGGCCATGCAGCCTTTCCTTGCGGAAATCTTCGCCAACCCTTCCAGCATCCATGCGCGGGGCAGGGAAGCCCGGGCGCATCTCGACGAAGCCCACGAGCGTCTGGCCGCCCTCCTCCATTGCAAACCCTCGGAAATCGTCTTCACCTCCGGTGGCACCGAGGCCAACAACCTCGCCATCCTGGGCACCGCCCGCGCCTTGAAATCCAAGGGCCGCCATCTCATCACCTCCCGCATCGAACACCACGCCGTCCTGGAGTGCTTCCAATTCCTCCAAAAACATGAGGGCTTCGACGTAACCTACATCCCGGCCCAACCCGATGGATGTGTCAGTCCTCAATCAGTCCGCCAAGCCATCACCCCCGGCACCATCCTGGTCTCCCTCATGGCCGCCAACAACGAAACCGGTGCCCTCCAGCCCGTGGCCGAAGTGGGCTCCTTCTGCCGCGAGCGCGGCATCCTCTTTCACACCGACGCCATCCAGTGGTTTGGAAAAATGCCTTTTTCCAGCATCCAAGACTTCCAGGCCGACCTGGTCTCCGGCTGCGCCCACAAATTGCACGGCCCCAAAGGCGCCGGCTTCCTCTACATCCGCTCCCCCCTGCATCCCTTGCCGCTCATCTTGGGTGGCCCCCAGGAAAACGAAATGCGCGCCGGCACAGAAAACCTCGCCCAAATCGTCGGCCTCGTTAAGGCTTTCGAACTCTTCGCCGCCTCCCCCATCTTCGACGCTCCCCAAATCCGCTCCTTGGTCCAGGAGCTGAAAGACGATCTGCTTAGCTTTCCCTCCGTCCGCCTCATTCAACCACCTCACTCACTCCCCAACACCCTCTCATTTACCGTTAAAGGAGCCTCCAGCCTCGAGCTTCTCGCCAATCTCGATCTCGAAGGCATCCAAGCCAGCGCCGGAGCAGCCTGCATGTCCGGTGCACTCCAGCCTTCCCACGTGCTCCTGGGCATGGGCTTTTCCAACGCCGAGGCCGCCTCGCTCGTCCGGCTCTCCCTCGGTCGCGAAAACACCCCGGAAGACGTGGCTCACTTCAAACAAGTCTTTCCCGCCGTCCTCCAACGGTGCATAACCTCTGGATAA
- the dnaN gene encoding DNA polymerase III subunit beta, producing MKFKITKDNLFNGLAALQGVVGHRTTLPILSNVLVHADAGRLDLTATDLDVTVTRVVPADVPKKGQVTLPARRLFSLVRELGTGDIEFDVDDQCRCNMRVGASFYKIHGLSPEEFPPLPKFKDERKVVLDQSKVLTMLKRTSYAASFDEARYVLNGINFSLRDHKMTMVATDGRRLALAEEEVDLPEGMQADFTIPTKAVNELSRLLGPEGQVEIMSSENYAGFTLRGEGQPPTSLFTKLVDGIYPNYRQVIPSETKIRVQLPREEFLHALRRSEIMTSDKQNSVRLIFANNTLIITANSPEVGEGEERIAVNYQGQPLSIAFNPRFLISPLEALEGEEEIFFDFVDELAPGVIRIKGPFLYVVMPMRLS from the coding sequence ATGAAATTCAAGATCACCAAAGACAACCTGTTCAACGGACTGGCAGCCCTACAAGGGGTTGTGGGGCATCGCACCACTCTGCCCATTCTGTCGAATGTGCTGGTCCATGCGGATGCTGGTCGTCTGGATTTAACCGCCACGGATTTGGACGTTACCGTCACGCGCGTTGTCCCGGCTGATGTCCCCAAAAAAGGCCAGGTGACCCTCCCCGCCCGCCGCCTCTTCAGCCTGGTCCGCGAACTGGGCACCGGTGACATTGAATTCGATGTGGACGACCAATGCCGCTGCAACATGCGCGTCGGCGCCTCCTTCTACAAAATCCACGGCCTCTCCCCCGAAGAATTTCCGCCGCTCCCCAAATTCAAAGACGAACGCAAGGTGGTGCTCGACCAAAGCAAAGTCCTCACCATGCTCAAGCGCACCTCCTACGCCGCCTCCTTTGACGAAGCGCGCTACGTCCTCAACGGCATCAACTTCAGCCTCCGCGATCACAAAATGACCATGGTCGCCACCGACGGACGCCGCCTCGCGCTCGCCGAAGAAGAAGTGGACCTGCCAGAAGGCATGCAGGCCGATTTCACCATCCCCACCAAGGCCGTGAATGAACTCTCCCGGCTCCTGGGCCCGGAAGGGCAGGTGGAGATCATGAGCTCCGAAAACTACGCCGGCTTCACCCTCCGCGGCGAAGGCCAGCCTCCCACCAGCCTCTTCACCAAACTGGTGGACGGCATCTATCCCAACTACCGCCAGGTCATCCCCTCCGAAACCAAAATCCGCGTCCAGCTCCCGCGCGAAGAATTCCTCCACGCCCTCCGCCGCTCGGAGATCATGACCAGCGACAAACAAAACTCCGTCCGCCTGATCTTCGCCAACAACACCCTCATCATCACCGCCAACAGCCCCGAAGTCGGCGAAGGCGAAGAGCGGATCGCCGTCAACTACCAGGGCCAGCCCCTCTCCATCGCCTTCAACCCCCGCTTCCTGATCAGTCCCCTGGAAGCCCTGGAAGGCGAGGAAGAAATCTTCTTTGACTTCGTGGACGAGCTGGCCCCCGGCGTCATCCGCATCAAAGGCCCCTTCCTCTACGTCGTCATGCCCATGCGCCTCTCCTAG